Proteins encoded in a region of the Streptomyces sp. NBC_00310 genome:
- a CDS encoding DUF7544 domain-containing protein — MKDTPGWASPGSAPSGGQEPDQQGSAQPTDQTGADQTQPPSKWSKEQPPPAQWSAPSPQAPGQTPPPPPVPGWGGHPGPQHPGPGGYGPPGGPGAPGGHPGYGAPGPGYGTPGWGGGWGGPPPAAKPGVIPLRPLGIGEILDGAVSTMRTHWRTVLGISLAVAVITQIGVILLQGLVLNDTASSDALNDPTATPGELGRALGDTLLSTSVVMVISLLGTIIATALLTTVTSRAVLGKSVTIAEAWRDARPQLLRLGGLTILLLLVAGLIMTVGVLPGILLAAGGSTGGGVLLALFGGLGAFVLTVWLMIRFSLASPALMLEKQGVGKSMNRSVKLVRGSWWRVLGIQLLAAIIAYVVASIVVIPFSFAGAALDGDGISGLLATGGTALGWTYLVISGVGAVIGSTLTFPISAGVTVLLYIDQRIRREALDLELGRAAGLQGYGDAPGATPGS, encoded by the coding sequence ATGAAGGACACTCCGGGCTGGGCCTCGCCCGGATCCGCCCCCTCGGGCGGCCAGGAGCCGGACCAGCAGGGCTCCGCGCAGCCGACGGACCAGACCGGCGCGGACCAGACGCAGCCGCCGTCCAAGTGGTCCAAGGAGCAGCCGCCTCCCGCCCAGTGGTCCGCTCCGAGTCCGCAGGCTCCCGGCCAGACCCCGCCACCACCGCCCGTCCCGGGCTGGGGCGGCCACCCCGGCCCCCAGCACCCCGGCCCCGGCGGCTACGGCCCGCCAGGCGGCCCCGGAGCCCCGGGAGGCCACCCCGGTTACGGCGCCCCCGGCCCGGGCTACGGCACTCCCGGCTGGGGCGGCGGCTGGGGCGGCCCCCCACCCGCGGCCAAGCCAGGTGTGATCCCGCTGCGCCCCCTCGGCATCGGCGAGATCCTGGACGGCGCGGTCTCCACCATGCGCACGCACTGGCGCACGGTCCTCGGCATCTCCCTGGCCGTCGCGGTCATCACCCAGATCGGGGTCATCCTGCTCCAGGGCCTCGTCCTCAACGACACCGCGAGCTCGGACGCCCTCAACGACCCGACCGCCACCCCCGGCGAACTGGGCCGCGCCCTGGGCGACACCCTGCTGAGCACCTCCGTCGTCATGGTGATCTCCCTGCTGGGCACCATCATCGCGACGGCCCTGCTCACGACCGTGACCAGCCGCGCCGTCCTCGGCAAGTCGGTGACCATCGCCGAGGCCTGGCGGGACGCCCGCCCGCAGCTCCTCAGGCTGGGCGGCCTGACCATCCTGCTGCTCCTGGTCGCCGGCCTGATCATGACCGTGGGCGTCCTGCCCGGCATCCTTCTCGCCGCCGGAGGCTCCACCGGCGGGGGTGTACTCCTCGCTCTCTTCGGCGGACTCGGTGCCTTCGTCCTCACCGTGTGGCTGATGATCCGCTTCTCGCTCGCCTCGCCCGCCCTGATGCTGGAGAAGCAGGGCGTCGGGAAGTCGATGAACCGCTCCGTCAAGCTGGTGCGCGGCTCGTGGTGGCGCGTCCTCGGCATCCAGCTGCTCGCCGCGATCATCGCCTACGTCGTCGCGTCGATCGTCGTGATCCCCTTCTCCTTCGCGGGCGCGGCCCTGGACGGCGACGGCATCTCCGGCCTGCTCGCCACCGGCGGCACCGCACTCGGCTGGACCTACCTCGTCATCAGCGGCGTCGGCGCGGTGATCGGGTCCACGCTCACCTTCCCGATCAGCGCGGGCGTCACCGTGCTGCTCTACATCGACCAGCGCATCCGCCGCGAGGCCCTCGACCTCGAGCTGGGCCGCGCCGCCGGTCTCCAGGGCTACGGCGACGCCCCCGGCGCCACCCCGGGGAGCTGA
- a CDS encoding AAA family ATPase, with product MDPTTDNAGTTGDPDAARASLEALRAEIGKAVVGQDPAVTGLVVALLCRGHVLLEGVPGVAKTLLVRALASALELDTKRVQFTPDLMPSDVTGSLVYDTRSAEFSFQPGPVFTNLLLADEINRTPPKTQSSLLEAMEERQVTVDGTPRPLPDPFLVAATQNPVEYEGTYPLPEAQLDRFLLKLTVPLPSRQDEIDVLTRHSEGFNPRDLRAAGLRPVANAADLEAARAAVAKTTISPEITAYVVDICRATRESPSLTLGVSPRGATALLAASRAWAWLTGRDYVIPDDVKALALPTLRHRVQLRPEAEMEGVTADSVINAILAHVPVPR from the coding sequence ATGGACCCGACCACTGACAACGCCGGGACCACCGGGGATCCGGACGCCGCCCGAGCCTCCCTGGAGGCCCTGCGCGCCGAGATCGGCAAGGCCGTGGTCGGCCAGGACCCCGCTGTGACCGGCCTCGTCGTCGCCCTCCTCTGCCGCGGACACGTCCTACTGGAAGGAGTCCCTGGAGTAGCCAAGACGTTGCTCGTCCGCGCCCTCGCATCCGCACTGGAGCTGGACACCAAGCGCGTCCAGTTCACCCCGGACCTCATGCCGAGCGACGTCACCGGCTCCCTCGTCTACGACACCCGCAGCGCCGAGTTCTCCTTCCAGCCCGGCCCGGTCTTCACCAACCTGCTCCTCGCCGACGAGATCAACCGCACCCCGCCCAAGACCCAGTCCTCCCTGCTGGAGGCCATGGAGGAACGCCAGGTCACGGTCGACGGCACCCCCCGCCCACTCCCGGACCCGTTCCTGGTCGCGGCGACCCAGAACCCGGTCGAGTACGAAGGCACCTACCCCCTGCCCGAGGCCCAGCTGGACCGCTTCCTCCTCAAACTGACGGTCCCGCTCCCCTCCCGCCAGGACGAGATCGACGTCCTCACCCGCCACTCCGAGGGCTTCAACCCGCGCGACCTGCGCGCCGCCGGACTACGCCCCGTCGCGAACGCGGCCGACCTCGAAGCCGCCCGCGCCGCCGTGGCCAAGACGACGATCTCCCCCGAGATCACCGCCTACGTGGTGGACATCTGCCGCGCCACCCGGGAATCCCCGTCCCTCACCCTCGGTGTCTCCCCCCGAGGTGCCACGGCCCTGCTCGCGGCCTCCCGCGCCTGGGCCTGGCTTACGGGACGCGACTACGTCATCCCCGACGACGTCAAGGCACTCGCGCTCCCGACCCTCCGCCACCGCGTCCAGCTCCGCCCGGAAGCCGAGATGGAAGGCGTGACGGCCGACTCGGTCATCAACGCGATCCTCGCCCACGTCCCCGTCCCCCGCTGA
- a CDS encoding DUF4129 domain-containing protein produces MSWRSADEPPVTLPRDPAREAARRELSKGMYHENDPSWYERAMDAFWEWLDKVFGAASAATPGGTLGLVVIVLAVLALLGALWWRLGTPHRTPTSSAVLFDDRPRSAAEHRATAEAQAAQGHWNQAVQERMRAVVRSLEERALLDVRPGRTADEAASEAGSVLPAHADRLHAAARDFDDVTYGGRSAAEGTYRRLADLDTDLERTKPALASSAADTASTARNTRPGAAG; encoded by the coding sequence ATGTCGTGGCGCTCGGCGGACGAGCCACCCGTCACCCTCCCGCGCGACCCCGCGCGGGAGGCGGCCCGGCGCGAACTGTCCAAGGGCATGTACCACGAGAACGACCCCAGTTGGTACGAGCGCGCCATGGACGCCTTCTGGGAGTGGCTCGACAAGGTGTTCGGCGCCGCCTCGGCCGCCACCCCCGGCGGCACGCTCGGCCTCGTGGTCATCGTCCTGGCCGTACTGGCCCTCCTCGGAGCGCTGTGGTGGCGCCTCGGCACCCCACACCGCACGCCGACCTCCTCCGCCGTGCTCTTCGACGACCGCCCCCGCAGCGCCGCCGAACACCGCGCGACCGCCGAGGCGCAGGCCGCCCAGGGCCACTGGAACCAGGCCGTCCAGGAACGCATGCGGGCCGTCGTCCGCTCGCTGGAGGAACGCGCCCTGCTCGACGTACGACCAGGCCGCACCGCCGACGAGGCGGCCTCCGAAGCCGGCTCGGTGCTCCCCGCCCACGCGGACCGACTGCACGCCGCCGCCCGGGACTTCGACGACGTCACATACGGCGGCCGTTCCGCGGCCGAAGGAACGTACCGCCGGCTCGCCGACCTCGACACCGACCTGGAACGCACCAAGCCTGCCCTGGCCAGCAGCGCCGCCGACACCGCGAGCACGGCCCGGAACACACGCCCGGGAGCCGCCGGATGA
- a CDS encoding DUF4350 domain-containing protein, with amino-acid sequence MTTEATLPSTSVSPTARQVWTRARGVVLAAVILLAAAVVIAVIRSGAEHGRLDPRSADTDGSRAVAELLDDRGVSTRLVTTLDEASAAAGPDTTLLVAVPDLLTDAQQSRLRAATEASDGRTVLVAPGPPSVSTLAPGVTADAALSLDSTLTPRCELSAARRAGSADTGGVRYHVVSGAADTCYPEDGLPTLVRVPAAEGDGDTVVLGAPDILYNSSLDEQGNASLALQLLGSRPHVVWYLPSLADDSAPDSGSRSFFDLLPSGWLWGTLQLFFAGALAALWRARRLGPLVPEKLPVAIRASETVEGRARLYRKAGARDRAAAALRSTTRTRLAPLVGVPVSRAHTPEALLPALSAHLRGDGQPLHALLFGPPPSDDTALIALTDQLDALEREVRRS; translated from the coding sequence ATGACCACCGAGGCCACGCTCCCGTCCACCTCGGTCTCGCCCACGGCCCGCCAGGTGTGGACCCGCGCGCGCGGTGTCGTGCTCGCGGCGGTGATCCTCCTGGCCGCGGCCGTCGTGATCGCCGTGATCCGCTCCGGCGCCGAACACGGCCGCCTCGATCCGCGCTCCGCCGACACCGACGGCAGTCGCGCCGTCGCCGAACTCCTCGACGACCGGGGCGTGTCCACGCGTCTGGTCACCACTCTCGACGAGGCGAGCGCCGCGGCCGGCCCCGACACCACCCTCCTGGTCGCCGTCCCGGACCTGCTGACCGACGCCCAGCAGAGCCGCCTCCGCGCGGCGACCGAGGCCTCTGACGGCCGCACGGTCCTCGTCGCCCCCGGCCCCCCGTCCGTGAGCACCCTCGCGCCCGGAGTCACCGCCGACGCGGCCCTCAGCCTGGACTCCACGCTCACGCCCCGCTGCGAGCTGTCCGCCGCCCGCCGCGCGGGCAGCGCCGACACCGGCGGGGTCCGCTACCACGTCGTCTCCGGCGCGGCCGACACCTGCTACCCCGAGGACGGCCTGCCCACCCTGGTGCGCGTCCCGGCCGCCGAAGGGGACGGCGACACCGTCGTCCTCGGCGCTCCCGACATCCTCTACAACAGCAGCCTCGACGAGCAGGGCAATGCCTCCCTCGCCCTCCAACTCCTCGGCTCGCGCCCCCATGTGGTCTGGTACCTCCCCTCGCTCGCCGACGACTCGGCCCCCGACTCCGGCAGCCGCAGCTTCTTCGACCTGCTCCCCTCGGGCTGGCTCTGGGGCACCCTGCAACTCTTCTTCGCCGGAGCCCTGGCCGCCCTGTGGCGGGCACGCCGACTCGGCCCCCTGGTGCCCGAGAAACTCCCCGTCGCGATCCGCGCCTCCGAAACCGTCGAAGGCCGCGCCCGCCTCTACCGCAAGGCGGGGGCCCGCGACCGCGCGGCCGCCGCTCTTCGCTCCACCACCCGCACGCGCCTCGCCCCTCTCGTAGGTGTCCCGGTCTCCCGGGCACACACGCCCGAGGCCCTGCTCCCCGCCCTGTCCGCCCACCTCCGCGGCGACGGACAGCCCCTGCACGCCCTCCTCTTCGGCCCGCCGCCCAGCGACGACACGGCCCTCATCGCCCTCACCGACCAACTCGACGCCCTCGAAAGAGAGGTACGCCGTTCATGA